The following proteins come from a genomic window of Gossypium raimondii isolate GPD5lz chromosome 5, ASM2569854v1, whole genome shotgun sequence:
- the LOC105767998 gene encoding uncharacterized protein LOC105767998 isoform X2 translates to MGVGWGYGANMLTKYLAEAGEKTPLTAATCIDNPFDLEEATRLTPYHIALNEKLTSGLVDILRSNKELFLGRAKGFDVEKALSAKSVRDFDKAISMVSYGFEAIEDFYSKCSSRSLVGKVKIPVLYIQNDGGSVPLFSTPRGLIAENPFTSLLLCSCSSSRATVSWCHHLTIEWLTAVELGLLKGRHPLLKDVDISINPSKGLTFAEGRLTGKGGNTKKLLDLSRLNSVNGYSVGPRRGMLEDGDTAPSIHLQSRQDSLKDMELQEKGLHRVHNDMLAQSKLLEAELAKEEAELEDGEGGQVLQTAQVAMNMLDVTMPGTLKEAEKQKVLAAVNQGETLMKALQDAVPEDVREKLTAAVSVIMHAQGTNLKQGIERIPKMQSGFKSKVHESVSDAHSTDEIKRTEGLADGTDNNQVGSERATAGQGSESRTLDNMQSSNDVGQSQSISGDQGDISSSVRKDASETGKIHESDDLNNEKASLHADSTKPGSVINVNLTTQDEKEGSTDEIVKSKADPDGGVDRVEMKYNNSPRQKEEKVVDSLTDQNNAAPSGSSEAQPEEGERNDHQKKDLQHPPDQNKSTITDSNAPTFNVSQALDALTGMDDSTQVAVNSVFGVLENMITQFEEEKEENGSHDGRELRTDDTNSVPETQDTFGKKEGSENDNKLRETKGSKDNQSMISDRFHDPRIHNDHGNSSDLGDDSTSEWLEEESPQNPVSSEGNGSDDSQEQIVGNSLDLPINNDHIVGRKMVADYSYRPINSTPSYINASQYEDFLHSEYFQRYLLSKQTTKPLDVDTTTALLFDYFPEEGQWMLLEQPGENGDSAGDVTTHSREPETPAAEVSKMKNYIEPSYVILDTERQHDPFGEFETIDNTNGYSRKDRKGLEELMQLVKITILDSLRVEVDRRLSASDMEEMESQLAIDIETVATAVSLSIGDYKELNDFEGKEYVIDNSSEKVGTVNGENVVRAISSAVQSTSYLTRVLPVGVIIGSSLAGLRKYFDLSTVHDEYISEVKPADETQVSREKNHGKASIIDIDQSPVYETSQNGTSHSPSSKEVVETGLKTLNKDDVMVGAVTAALGASALLAPLPDKDPLEENETAESSSKIFKEKDHQHKEPGIPEGAVADKHQINMVTSLAEKALSVAGPVVPMKEDGELDQERLVAMLADLGQRGGVLRLVGKIALLWGGIRGAMSLTDRLITFLHIAERPLYQRILGFVGMVLVLWSPVIVPLLPALVQSWTKKTPAKFAELVSILGFYVALMILVMLWGKRIRGYQNPHEQYGLELTSSTIKGLLMGLIGGVILVVSIQSVNSLLGCVSWSWPSNLLPSSLDLVARLKVYGKLLVFAVRGIATATGIVLVEELVFRSWLPDEIAADFGYHWGIIISGLAFSLFQRSLMAIPGLWLLSLALSGIRQRNEGSLSVPIGLRTGIMASSFVLQTSGFPIYKANHPLWVTEACPFQPFSGVVGVAFALLLATIVYPRQPLEHKNLKEEL, encoded by the exons ATGGGTGTTGGCTGGGGATATGGCGCAAACATGTTGACGAAATACTTGGCAGAAGCTGGTGAGAAAACACCTCTGACAGCTGCGACTTGCATAGATAATCCTTTTGACTTGGAGGAGGCCACAAGATTGACTCCTTATCACATTGCTTTAAATGAAAAACTCACTAGTGGACTTGTAGATATTCTACGATCTAATAAG GAACTATTTCTGGGCCGAGCAAAAGGGTTTGATGTGGAAAAGGCTCTATCAGCCAAATCTGTTCGTGACTTTGATAAGGCAATATCGATGGTCTCTTACGGTTTTGAGGCCATAGAAGACTTTTACTCAAAATGTAGTTCGCGAAGCTTAGTTGGCAAAGTTAAGATTCCAGTTCTTTACATACAG aatgATGGTGGATCAGTTCCACTATTCTCCACTCCACGTGGTTTGATTGCAGAAAATCCTTTTACCAGCCTGCTCCTCTGTTCTTGTTCATCATCTAGAGCTACAGTATCGTGGTGCCATCATCTTACTATTGAG TGGCTTACTGCGGTAGAGCTTGGACTTCTAAAGGGCCGTCATCCTCTTCTAAAAGATGTTGACATCAGCATCAATCCTTCAAAAGGCTTAACTTTCGCAGAAGGTAGGTTGACTGGTAAAGGTGGAAACACTAAGAAGCTTTTGGATCTTTCTAGATTAAATTCTGTAAATGGCTATTCCGTTGGTCCTAGAAGAGGCATGTTAGAAGATGGTGATACAGCTCCTAGCATCCACCTTCAGTCCAGACAAGATTCACTCAAGGACATGGAACTTCAAGAGAAGGGATTGCATAGAGTGCACAATGATATGTTAGCACAGTCCAAACTTCTTGAAGCAGAGTTGGCCAAAGAGGAAGCTGAACTAGAAGATGGTGAAGGAGGGCAAGTTTTACAAACTGCACAAGTAGCTATGAATATGCTTGATGTAACCATGCCCGGAACTTTGAAAGAAGCTGAGAAGCAGAAG GTCCTGGCTGCTGTTAATCAAGGTGAGACACTTATGAAAGCTTTGCAAGATGCTGTTCCAGAAGATGTTCGTGAAAAACTCACAGCAGCTGTATCTGTTATTATGCATGCTCAAGGCACAAACTTAAAACAAGGTATTGAGAGGATTCCCAAGATGCAATCAGGGTTTAAATCAAAAGTCCACGAAAGTGTTAGTGATGCTCATTCTACAGATGAGATAAAAAGAACTGAGGGTTTGGCGGATGGGACTGATAACAATCAAGTTGGCTCAGAGAGAGCTACTGCTGGACAGGGATCAGAATCTCGGACGTTAGACAATATGCAAAGCTCCAATGATGTAGGTCAATCTCAATCAATAAGTGGAGATCAAGGTGATATTTCTTCTTCAGTCAGGAAGGATGCAAGTGAAACGGGAAAAATTCATGAAAGTGATGATCTCAACAATGAAAAGGCTTCTCTACATGCTGACTCAACCAAACCAGGATCagtaattaatgttaatttgaCTACCCAAGATGAAAAGGAAGGTAGCACAGACGAAATTGTTAAGTCCAAAGCTGACCCAGATGGTGGAGTAGATCGAGTTGAAATGAAGTATAATAATAGTCCCCggcaaaaggaagaaaaagtCGTGGATTCTTTGACTGACCAAAATAATGCGGCACCATCAGGATCTTCTGAAGCCCAACCAGAGGAAGGTGAAAGGAATGATCATCAGAAAAAAGATCTGCAACATCCACCTGATCAAAATAAGTCTACCATCACTGATTCCAATGCTCCAACCTTCAATGTTTCTCAAGCATTAGATGCTCTGACAGGGATGGATGATTCCACCCAAGTAGCTGTTAACAGTGTGTTTGGTGTGTTAGAAAATATGATTACTCAATTTgaggaggaaaaagaagaaaatggttCTCATGATGGACGTGAGCTTAGGACTGATGATACCAACTCTGTGCCTGAGACACAAGATACATTTGGAAAAAAAGAGGGCAGtgaaaatgataacaaattGAGAGAAACCAAAGGCAGTAAAGATAACCAGAGTATGATTTCTGATAGATTTCATGATCCTCGCATTCATAATGATCATGGTAATAGTTCAGACTTGGGGGATGACTCAACAAGTGAATGGCTGGAGGAGGAGTCCCCACAAAATCCTGTTTCATCAGAGGGGAATGGTAGTGATGATTCTCAGGAACAAATTGTTGGCAATAGTTTGGATTTGCCAATAAACAATGATCATATAGTTGGTCGTAAAATGGTGGCCGATTATTCATATAGACCCATAAATAGCACTCCCTCGTATATAAATGCAAGTCAATATGAGGACTTTCTTCATAGTGAGTACTTCCAGAGATATTTGCTTTCAAAACAAACTACCAAACCACTAGATGTAGATACGACTACTGCTTTATTGTTTGACTACTTTCCAGAAGAAGGTCAGTGGATGCTCTTGGAACAACCAGGAGAGAATGGAGATTCTGCTGGTGATGTTACAACTCATAGCAGAGAGCCTGAGACTCCAGCTGCTGAAGTtagcaaaatgaaaaattacatcGAACCATCATATGTGATATTAGATACTGAAAGACAGCACGACCCTTTTGGAGAGTTTGAGACCATAGACAATACAAATGGATATTCTAGAAAGGATCGTAAGGGATTAGAGGAATTGATGCAGCTTGTAAAAATCACTATATTGGATTCTTTGAGGGTGGAAGTTGATCGCAGGCTAAGTGCATCTGACATGGAAGAAATGGAATCTCAACTTGCTATAGATATTGAAACAGTTGCAACTGCAGTTTCTCTGTCCATTGGAGATTATAAGGAGCTTAATGATTTTGAGGGCAAAGAGTATGTTATTGACAATTCCTCAGAAAAAGTCGGAACTGTTAATGGAGAGAATGTTGTCAGGGCTATTTCATCTGCTGTTCAGAGCACAAGTTATCTAACGAGAGTGCTGCCAGTTGGTGTTATTATAGGATCTAGCTTAGCTGGTCTGAGAAAGTATTTTGACCTATCTACGGTTCATGATGAGTATATAAGTGAAGTTAAACCTGCTGACGAGACCCAGGTATCTAGGGAAAAGAATCATGGGAAAGCTAGTATAATCGATATTGATCAATCACCAGTTTATGAAACTAGTCAAAATGGTACTTCGCATAGCCCCAGTAGCAAAGAAGTGGTAGAAACTggtttgaaaaccctaaacaagGATGATGTCATGGTTGGTGCTGTTACAGCTGCTCTAGGAGCATCAGCTTTGCTAGCGCCACTGCCAGACAAG GATCCActtgaagaaaatgaaactgCAGAAAGTTCATCCAAGATCTTCAAGGAGAAAGACCATCAACATAAAGAGCCTGGAATTCCTGAAGGAGCAGTAGCTGACAAACACCAAATCAACATGGTCACTAGTCTTGCTGAGAAAGCCTTGTCAGTTGCTGGTCCTGTTGTACCTATGAAGGAGGATGGTGAATTGGATCAAGAAAG ATTGGTTGCTATGTTAGCAGATTTGGGACAAAGGGGCGGTGTGTTGCGGCTAGTTGGTAAAATTGCTTTGCTTTGGGGTGGTATACGTGGTGCAATGAGTCTAACAGATAGGCTTATCACATTTCTGCATATAGCTGAACGCCCCTTATACCAAAG GATTCTTGGCTTTGTCGGCATGGTTCTTGTTTTGTGGTCACCAGTTATTGTTCCATTGCTTCCAGCTCTTGTGCAGAGCTGGACTAAAAAGACTCCCGCCAAGTTTGCTGAACTTGTTTCCATTCTTGGCTTTTACGTTGCTCTCATGATACTTGTCATGTTATGGGGTAAAAGAATACGTGGTTATCAAAATCCACATGAGCAGTATGGACTGGAGTTGACATCATCAACG ATCAAAGGTCTTCTCATGGGCTTGATTGGAGGAGTCATACTCGTAGTGTCAATACAATCTGTAAATTCTTTGCTTGGCTGTGTCAGTTGGTCTTGGCCTTCAAATCTTCTTCCATCCTCTTTGGACTTAGTGGCTAGGCTCAAAGTTTATGGGAAACTGCTTGTGTTTGCTGTTCGAGGAATTGCTACTGCAACTGGCATTGTGCTCGTTGAAGAACTGGTTTTTAGGTCATGGCTACCTGATGAAATTGCCGCAGATTTTGGCTATCATTGGGGAATTATTATATCAGGACTTGCATTTTCTTTGTTCCAGAG GTCTCTAATGGCGATACCAGGGTTATGGCTTTTATCATTAGCTCTATCGGGCATTCGGCAAAGAAATGAGGGCAGCCTCTCGGTTCCAATTGGGTTGCGGACTGGAATAATGGCTTCAAGTTTTGTTCTACAAACAAGTGGGTTTCCAATTTATAAGGCCAACCATCCTCTGTGGGTAACTGAAGCTTGCCCCTTTCAACCATTTAGTGGAGTAGTGGGTGTTGCATTTGCTTTATTGTTGGCAACTATTGTATATCCAAGACAACCTCTAGAGCACAAGAACCTCAAAGAAGAATTGTAG